One window of Paenibacillus sp. FSL K6-3182 genomic DNA carries:
- a CDS encoding sensor histidine kinase, whose translation MPNINNKQDRSDKSSSILRKMNIRTRIVFVIIAGLTLHLTLMLGVFNIYAHTYLKNNLYNHIGNIQKEIGLSLELIVDDIQMLSLRFLVNTDIYRLIGDSSIAEDEKKTRIRSLMEGIVAKNELIGDVVIITKEGTRYRYVADTEIFEDPDDLLLSKIEESILPVIGKVKHNAKGDAYIVFGQKYRNFNTGQNIGTILVYVKESSLFNLYKPAFEGLGYSYIASVTNEVISHPDKRVVGNTLLESDSFHPGETAGYRNVSSGHENYVLSTYPLSDRLNRFGVSWKLVSVVSRPQLFAAITEGNRNALFFALLVFVGLLALSFYLASKITEPVFNLTKKLGAIGKSGLQLMNDRNKPSDEISELENSYYTMIDRINNLIHENNEEKEKQRVMELTALQSQINPHFLYNTLDAITWTARLKKQPEIERMISALATFFRISLHKGDKHIPVEEEIRLVKSFVTVELMRFPDKYDVTYDIPEPLRKIRILKLILQPLVENAIKHGMSEKQGKGLVEVKSWRDETYLYFEIKDDGVGFKSKSNIQSTDKNVLFQSGYGLRNVDERIKLEYGKESGLTITSEPGKGTTALIRIRLSLDQIS comes from the coding sequence ATGCCAAATATCAACAATAAGCAGGATCGCAGCGACAAGTCGTCCTCTATTTTGCGTAAAATGAACATTAGAACCCGAATCGTCTTTGTCATCATCGCCGGATTGACGCTGCATCTCACTTTGATGCTGGGTGTGTTCAACATTTACGCGCACACGTATCTCAAAAACAATTTGTACAATCACATTGGCAATATTCAAAAAGAGATTGGACTCAGCTTAGAGCTGATCGTCGATGATATCCAAATGCTTTCACTCCGTTTCCTCGTCAATACGGACATTTACCGCCTGATCGGCGACTCGTCCATTGCAGAGGATGAGAAAAAAACGCGTATTCGTTCGCTGATGGAAGGCATCGTCGCCAAGAACGAGCTGATCGGCGACGTGGTGATCATTACAAAGGAAGGCACCCGTTACCGATATGTCGCCGATACGGAAATTTTTGAAGATCCGGATGACCTGCTGCTATCCAAAATCGAGGAATCTATTTTACCTGTTATCGGTAAGGTGAAGCATAACGCTAAAGGTGACGCCTATATCGTTTTCGGACAAAAATATCGCAATTTCAATACAGGCCAAAACATCGGAACCATTCTCGTCTATGTGAAGGAATCTTCGCTGTTTAATCTTTATAAGCCAGCGTTTGAGGGGCTAGGCTATTCCTATATTGCCTCGGTCACTAATGAAGTGATTTCACATCCCGATAAACGGGTGGTCGGCAATACTCTTCTGGAATCGGATTCGTTCCATCCCGGCGAAACGGCAGGTTATCGCAACGTATCATCGGGGCATGAAAACTATGTTTTGAGCACATATCCGCTGAGCGACCGCCTGAACCGATTCGGCGTCAGCTGGAAGCTTGTTTCCGTTGTATCGCGGCCACAATTGTTTGCCGCGATTACGGAAGGAAACCGAAATGCGCTGTTTTTCGCTTTGCTCGTTTTTGTTGGTCTCTTAGCTCTGTCTTTTTATTTGGCGTCCAAAATTACCGAGCCTGTCTTCAATTTGACAAAGAAGCTGGGTGCGATAGGAAAGTCCGGGCTGCAGCTCATGAATGATCGAAATAAACCGAGCGATGAAATTAGTGAGCTTGAAAACAGCTATTACACGATGATCGACCGAATTAACAACCTCATTCACGAGAACAATGAGGAAAAGGAAAAGCAGCGAGTGATGGAGCTAACCGCTTTGCAATCGCAAATCAATCCGCATTTTTTGTACAATACGCTCGATGCGATCACTTGGACGGCCAGGCTGAAAAAACAACCTGAAATCGAGAGAATGATTTCTGCGTTAGCAACCTTCTTCCGAATCAGCCTGCATAAAGGGGACAAGCATATTCCCGTTGAGGAAGAGATTCGGCTGGTAAAAAGCTTTGTAACCGTTGAGCTGATGCGTTTTCCAGACAAATATGATGTCACCTACGATATCCCGGAGCCGCTTCGGAAAATTCGCATCTTGAAGCTTATTCTTCAGCCATTAGTGGAGAACGCCATTAAACATGGCATGAGTGAGAAACAAGGAAAAGGATTAGTCGAGGTTAAAAGCTGGCGAGACGAGACCTATCTTTATTTTGAAATTAAGGACGACGGGGTAGGGTTTAAAAGCAAATCCAACATTCAAAGCACCGACAAAAATGTGTTGTTTCAAAGCGGTTACGGCCTGAGAAACGTTGACGAGAGGATTAAGCTCGAATACGGCAAGGAATCGGGACTCACGATAACGAGCGAACCCGGAAAAGGAACGACTGCCCTTATTCGGATTCGCCTCAGCTTAGATCAAATCTCATGA
- a CDS encoding response regulator, with protein MDRQQWVMGESDTMLKALIVDDEYLVRTGIRETIDWAEYGVEIIGDASNGVEGLELALLHQPDVIVTDVRMPYMNGLEFLEKIKEHNLHCGVIVLSGYDEFQYAQEALRHGAASYLLKPVNIDELAETVQQIGRQTIEKRANRMQFQKYKKEESAISSQFWLDLFYGRLSDTNLIQEKYDWLSIAIAPENKLIAAVISIIPDTVTAIDFVDQSKWSAIEQQIRQILNNHSVSTIAVLQSAPTEWTVIAASSLPITDFASTMYTFGYAVINEIKDSAGFQLTVGFTEAADRYAGIHTAFVKAREAARKSISGLGGVLFESENERSGSRREVRDALAYIRLHYADNITADMVAEKVHVSPTHLMHLFRKDLNKTFYECLTEYRIDEAKRLLRYSSYRVYEVGLHVGFGDSKYFSQIFRKMTGMSPSEYAKYQQ; from the coding sequence ATGGATCGACAACAATGGGTTATGGGGGAGTCGGACACCATGTTGAAAGCGCTTATCGTCGACGACGAATATTTAGTTCGCACAGGAATCCGCGAGACCATCGATTGGGCCGAATATGGGGTAGAGATTATTGGAGATGCAAGCAATGGCGTGGAAGGGCTGGAGCTCGCACTGCTTCATCAGCCGGATGTCATTGTGACTGATGTGCGTATGCCTTATATGAACGGGCTGGAGTTTTTGGAGAAAATAAAAGAGCATAATCTGCATTGCGGCGTTATTGTGCTCAGTGGATACGATGAGTTTCAGTATGCCCAGGAGGCGCTTCGCCATGGCGCAGCCAGTTATCTGCTTAAGCCGGTAAATATCGATGAGCTGGCAGAAACGGTCCAGCAAATTGGGCGGCAAACGATTGAAAAACGAGCAAATCGGATGCAATTTCAAAAATATAAAAAAGAAGAGAGCGCCATCTCCTCGCAATTTTGGCTTGATTTATTTTACGGGCGACTCTCTGACACCAATTTGATTCAGGAGAAATATGATTGGCTGAGTATCGCGATTGCGCCTGAGAATAAGCTGATTGCTGCTGTCATCTCTATCATTCCAGACACCGTTACAGCGATAGATTTTGTTGATCAATCCAAATGGTCAGCAATTGAACAGCAAATTCGCCAGATCTTAAACAACCATTCAGTGAGCACTATAGCTGTTTTGCAAAGTGCACCGACAGAATGGACAGTCATCGCAGCTTCGAGCCTGCCAATCACCGATTTTGCTTCCACCATGTACACTTTTGGTTACGCTGTCATTAATGAAATAAAAGACTCCGCCGGCTTCCAACTGACGGTTGGCTTCACTGAAGCAGCTGACCGCTATGCGGGCATACACACTGCGTTTGTGAAAGCACGCGAGGCGGCACGCAAATCCATCTCTGGATTAGGCGGCGTTTTATTCGAATCAGAAAATGAACGTTCAGGCTCAAGACGCGAGGTTCGGGACGCACTCGCCTATATTAGACTTCATTATGCAGATAACATTACAGCCGACATGGTTGCCGAGAAGGTTCATGTCAGCCCAACTCATCTGATGCATTTGTTTAGGAAGGATCTGAACAAAACGTTTTATGAATGCCTGACGGAATATCGCATCGATGAGGCTAAGCGTTTGCTGCGCTACTCCTCCTACCGGGTTTATGAGGTCGGTCTGCATGTTGGCTTCGGCGATTCCAAATATTTCAGCCAAATTTTCCGCAAAATGACCGGGATGTCTCCTAGCGAATATGCCAAATATCAACAATAA
- a CDS encoding sugar ABC transporter permease, whose protein sequence is MSVNAGTPTYTPKQKKSTFFMYWMKEWSSWLLIIPTLLFFFFFSWQPLLSGIWLSFFKTKGFKAESFVGLQNYIDVITNSVFQQTLINTFMYVFWSLVIGFVIPIVVAVMINEMRHWSSFFRFSAFFPSMIPGIAASMLWMFLFEPSENGLVNKIIGMFGIHPQGWLQDPSLTIITIVLTITWRSFGATTLLFLASLQGVNSELYEAASIDGAGIWRKFWNITLPQISPLIGLTLILQISGVFQIFNEPLVLTEGGPNNASMTLQLQSYFYAFRYFEAGHSVALGVITFMILMVMTVYYFKLQKKWDKE, encoded by the coding sequence ATGAGCGTAAACGCCGGTACACCCACGTATACTCCTAAGCAGAAAAAATCGACTTTTTTTATGTATTGGATGAAGGAATGGTCCTCGTGGCTTTTAATTATTCCTACGCTGCTTTTTTTCTTTTTCTTTTCATGGCAGCCGTTATTGTCAGGCATTTGGTTATCCTTTTTTAAGACAAAGGGATTTAAAGCGGAGTCATTTGTCGGGCTGCAAAATTATATCGATGTCATTACCAATTCGGTATTCCAGCAAACCTTGATCAATACGTTTATGTACGTTTTTTGGTCTCTTGTTATTGGATTCGTCATTCCGATCGTCGTTGCTGTCATGATTAATGAAATGCGGCATTGGAGCTCTTTTTTCCGGTTTTCGGCTTTTTTCCCAAGCATGATTCCGGGAATTGCAGCATCGATGCTGTGGATGTTCCTCTTTGAGCCAAGCGAGAACGGTTTGGTCAATAAAATAATAGGCATGTTCGGTATTCACCCGCAGGGGTGGCTGCAGGACCCAAGCTTGACGATTATTACAATTGTGCTCACGATCACATGGAGAAGCTTCGGGGCAACAACGCTTCTATTTCTAGCCAGTTTACAGGGTGTGAATAGTGAGTTGTATGAGGCGGCTTCAATTGATGGAGCCGGCATATGGCGAAAATTTTGGAACATTACGCTACCGCAAATTTCACCTTTAATCGGTTTAACGCTGATTTTGCAAATTAGCGGCGTATTCCAAATTTTCAATGAGCCTCTCGTTTTGACAGAGGGCGGCCCTAATAATGCGTCTATGACTTTGCAGCTGCAAAGCTACTTCTATGCCTTCCGTTATTTCGAGGCGGGTCATTCGGTGGCACTGGGCGTCATTACCTTTATGATTTTGATGGTTATGACCGTCTACTATTTCAAATTGCAGAAAAAATGGGACAAGGAGTAA
- a CDS encoding carbohydrate ABC transporter permease, whose translation MKTAKSSGIIGDLEYKIPKVKIMYWLFFAIMLIISLVCLLPPVWVILSSFKDVKEFYEIPPTIIPRSFHIEKLWDTWNEFKFMRYYLNTSYVTIGTLVFTVLFNGLAGYFFSKLKPKGSAFFFLLILWTVLLPSTVGIVPLFGNIVDFPLFHINFTNTYWPLWFLAAVNPVVILIFKNFFDTIPASLVESAHIDGASKLSIFLRIILPLSGPVLITISILTINGVWNEFFWPYMILKDQSQWTVIVAIFNLKATLPADIQFLGLTFAIVPPVLLFLVFQRYIMQGYSIAGSIKG comes from the coding sequence ATGAAAACGGCTAAATCATCAGGAATTATTGGGGATCTGGAATACAAAATACCTAAGGTTAAAATTATGTATTGGCTATTTTTTGCGATCATGTTGATCATTTCACTCGTATGCCTTCTGCCTCCTGTCTGGGTTATTTTGTCCAGCTTCAAGGATGTGAAGGAGTTTTACGAAATTCCGCCTACCATTATTCCGCGGTCGTTTCACATCGAGAAGCTTTGGGACACATGGAATGAGTTCAAGTTTATGCGTTATTATTTGAATACGTCCTATGTGACAATCGGAACGCTTGTATTTACGGTGTTGTTTAATGGATTGGCAGGTTACTTTTTCTCTAAGCTGAAGCCAAAAGGAAGCGCCTTTTTCTTTTTGCTCATTCTTTGGACAGTGCTACTGCCGAGTACAGTCGGAATTGTTCCTTTGTTCGGCAATATTGTCGATTTTCCACTGTTTCATATTAACTTTACGAATACGTATTGGCCTTTATGGTTTTTGGCGGCGGTCAATCCCGTTGTCATTCTTATTTTCAAAAACTTTTTCGATACGATTCCAGCTTCCTTGGTCGAATCAGCTCATATTGACGGTGCTTCCAAGCTAAGCATTTTTTTGCGAATTATTTTGCCTTTGAGTGGACCCGTGCTCATCACGATCTCGATTTTAACGATCAACGGCGTATGGAATGAATTTTTCTGGCCGTATATGATTCTGAAAGACCAGTCGCAGTGGACGGTCATCGTCGCTATTTTCAACTTAAAAGCTACGCTGCCTGCAGATATCCAGTTCCTTGGATTAACGTTTGCCATCGTCCCGCCGGTTCTACTATTTCTAGTCTTCCAGCGCTATATTATGCAGGGCTATTCGATTGCCGGAAGCATCAAAGGTTAA